The genomic region TCGACGGTCCTCGAGCGGTTGGGCGAGCCGTTCGTGCAATCGGCGCGCGCCCGCGGGCTCTCCGAACGCCGAGTCCTGTGGACGCACGCGCTGCGTGCCGGACTGGCGCCGATCGCCCAGCTCGCGGGCCTGTCGCTCGCCGCTCTGCTCTCCGGCACGATCGCGGTCGAGGTCGTCTTCGGCTGGCCCGGACTCGGGCGCGCCACGTACGACGCCCTGGTGGCGCGGGACTATCCGCTGCTCCTTGCCGGAACTGCGCTATCCGCCGCTTTCGTTCTCGCCGGAAGCTTCCTCGCCGAGGCGCTGCAGGCCTGCCTCGACCCGCGGCTGCGCGATGCCTGAGATCGCCCCCCGGGCCGAGCGGAGCGACTCGCGGACCTTCCGTGCCGGCTGGGTGCTGCTCGCTTTCATCGTCGGCACGGTCGCGCTCCTGCCGGAGCTCTGGCCGCGCTCGCCCGATCGCCAGCTCGACCCGGCCGCCGCCGGGCTCGCCCGGCCCGGCAGCCGCTTCGACATCGTCCCTCTGGCGGACGGCCGTACCCTCGCCGCCGTCGCGATCGAAGTCACCTCCTCGGAGGTCGTGCTGCACGGGCAACCGCGGCCGACACGGGTCGCGCTCGGCGACCTCGCAGGCGCCATGGACTCGCAGACTTTCCCGCTCGGCAGCGACGAATTCGGCCGCGATGTCGCGGCCCGCGTGCTCGCCGGTGGGCGTGTCTCGCTCGCCGTCGCCGGCTGGACCGTGTTGCTGATCTGTCTGGTCGCGGTCCCCCTGGGCGCGCTCTCCGGCAGCGCCCCGCCGGCGGTCGACCGCGTCGTCTTGCGGACGCTCGAAGCGCTGCAGGCATTTCCACGGCTCTTTCTGCTCCTCGGCCTGGCGGCGATCGTGCGGCCGGGCGTGCTCTCGATCGTCCTCATCCTCGGCCTCACCGGATGGATTCCGATGGCCCGCCTGGTGCGCGCCGAGGTGCGCGCCCTGCGCGACCGCGAGTTCGTGCTCGCGGCGCGCGCCACCGGCGCCGGGCGCGCCAGGGTCGTCCTCCGCCACTTGCTCCCCAACGCCCTCGCGCCGGCACTCGTCGAAGCCTCGCTCGCCGCCGCCTCGGCGATCGTCAACGAAGCGGCGCTCTCGTTTCTCGGATTCGGGCTCCAACCGCCGTCCGCGAGTTGGGGAAACATGATCGCCGACGGGCGTTCCACGCTCTCCGCCGGCTGGTGGGTCGCCTTCTTCCCCGGCGCGGCCCTGGCGCTGACGGCGATCGCCTTCAATCTGGTCGGCGAAGGGCTGCGCGACAAGCTCGATCCGCGCGCGCGCGTTCGGGCCTCTCTCCAGGGTCGCCCCCCCGCCGCCCAGGATCCGTCGCCGCAGGTCTCGTCGCAGGTCTCTTGATGCTGGTCGGGGACTTCGACTTCGAGCTCCCCGCGAGCGCGATCGCTCAAGAGGCCGCACCGCGCGGCAGCAGCCGGCTGCTGTGCCTCGACGCGGCGGGAGCCGCGCGCCATGCCGGCATCGGCGACCTGCCCTCGATCCTCGGGCCGGGCGACCTCCTGATTGCGAACGACACGCGGGTCATTCCGGCGCGCCTCTTCGCCCGCCGAACCGCGCGAGAGGGATCAGAGGCCGGAGAAGGAGCCCGAGTCGAGCTTCTTCTGATCGAGAAGCTCGGCCCACGGCGCTGGCACTGCCTCGCGAAACCCGGCCGCAAGGCCCGGGTCGGGACCCGGCTGCGCCTCAGTGCCGAAGTCTCCGGGCTCGTTGTCGCCAAGGAGGAGGACGGCCGCCACACCGTCGACTTCTCGCTCGAGATCGAGCCCCACCTCGAAACTCTCGGCCACGTGCCGCTGCCGCCCTACATCGCACGCGCCGACCGGCCCGAGGACCGGGCGCGCTATCAGACGGTCTGGGCGCGGGAACCCGGGGCGATCGCCGCCCCGACCGCCGGCCTCCACTTCTCGGAACAGCTCCTGCAGCGCCTCGACACGCGCGGCGTCGAGCGCGCATTCGTCACCCTGCACGTCGGCATCGGGACCTTCAAGCCCGTGACGGCCGAGCTCGTGCACGAGCACCGCATGGAGCGCGAGCGCTACGAGATTCCACCGGCGACCGCCGCGGCGATCGCCCGCGCCCGTCGCGAAGGACGGCGGATCGTCGCCGTCGGCACGACGGTGGTCCGCGCTCTCGAGAGCGCCGCTCTCGCGGAAGCGCCCGCGGCCGCCGCACCGGCCTCGAATGCCGCGGCTGCCGCCGGCAACGTTCCCGCCGGCGCCGGAACGACCGCGATCTTCATCACGCCCGGGTTCCGCTTCCAGGTCGTCGATCTCCTGCTCACCAACTTTCACCTTCCCCGTTCGACCCTGCTCATGCTGGTCTCGGCTTTTGCCGGCCGCGAGCGCGTGCTCGCGGCCTACGCCGAGGCGATCGCCCAGGGCTACCGCTTCTACTCCTATGGCGACGCCATGCTCGTGGAGCGCCAGCCGCCGCCCTGAGGAGTAGAATCGGCATCAACCTACCGCTCGAAAGGAGAGCCCGCCATGTCGACTTCTGTCCGTGGATTGCGCAGCTCGTTACCCGTCCTTCTTCTGACCCTCGCCCTGGGCCTGGTCGCCGGGCCGATCGCCGCCCAGCCCTACGGCGCCTGGCTGGCGCTCTCCGGCGCCAACTCCACCTACATCTCGGTGCCGCACTCTTCGAGTCTCAATCCGACCGACGGCTTCACTTTCGAAGCCTGGGTCGCGATCACCGACAGTGACGGCTGCACGAGCATCGCGGGCAAGGACTACACGCAGGCCTGGTGGATCGGCGTCTGCGGTACGACGCTCAGAAGCTACCTGCGCGGCTCCGGCTCCAGCCGCGACGGCGGCGTCGTTCCGGCAGGAAAGTGGACCCATGTCGCGGTCACCTGGGACGGAACGACGCGCCGCCACTACATCAACGGCGAGGTGGTCGCCTCGTTCGCCCAGGCCGACGCTCCCACGACCAGCACAGCCGCGCTGCGCATCGCCGGCGACGTCTCCTGGCAGTACACCCCGGCGGGCGCGATCGACGAGGTCCGGCTGTGGAACGTGGCGCGCACCACGCAGCAGCTGCGCGACGCCATCAACGAAGCGATCCTCGCCGACACGGCCGGACTGGTCGCGACCTGGGGACTCGACGCCAACGA from Thermoanaerobaculia bacterium harbors:
- a CDS encoding ABC transporter permease, with product MPEIAPRAERSDSRTFRAGWVLLAFIVGTVALLPELWPRSPDRQLDPAAAGLARPGSRFDIVPLADGRTLAAVAIEVTSSEVVLHGQPRPTRVALGDLAGAMDSQTFPLGSDEFGRDVAARVLAGGRVSLAVAGWTVLLICLVAVPLGALSGSAPPAVDRVVLRTLEALQAFPRLFLLLGLAAIVRPGVLSIVLILGLTGWIPMARLVRAEVRALRDREFVLAARATGAGRARVVLRHLLPNALAPALVEASLAAASAIVNEAALSFLGFGLQPPSASWGNMIADGRSTLSAGWWVAFFPGAALALTAIAFNLVGEGLRDKLDPRARVRASLQGRPPAAQDPSPQVSSQVS
- the queA gene encoding tRNA preQ1(34) S-adenosylmethionine ribosyltransferase-isomerase QueA, giving the protein MLVGDFDFELPASAIAQEAAPRGSSRLLCLDAAGAARHAGIGDLPSILGPGDLLIANDTRVIPARLFARRTAREGSEAGEGARVELLLIEKLGPRRWHCLAKPGRKARVGTRLRLSAEVSGLVVAKEEDGRHTVDFSLEIEPHLETLGHVPLPPYIARADRPEDRARYQTVWAREPGAIAAPTAGLHFSEQLLQRLDTRGVERAFVTLHVGIGTFKPVTAELVHEHRMERERYEIPPATAAAIARARREGRRIVAVGTTVVRALESAALAEAPAAAAPASNAAAAAGNVPAGAGTTAIFITPGFRFQVVDLLLTNFHLPRSTLLMLVSAFAGRERVLAAYAEAIAQGYRFYSYGDAMLVERQPPP
- a CDS encoding LamG domain-containing protein, giving the protein MSTSVRGLRSSLPVLLLTLALGLVAGPIAAQPYGAWLALSGANSTYISVPHSSSLNPTDGFTFEAWVAITDSDGCTSIAGKDYTQAWWIGVCGTTLRSYLRGSGSSRDGGVVPAGKWTHVAVTWDGTTRRHYINGEVVASFAQADAPTTSTAALRIAGDVSWQYTPAGAIDEVRLWNVARTTQQLRDAINEAILADTAGLVATWGLDANEDDVTGDHDGNGIGGPGYLTFPVAPFCVPNATTLCLDGRFAVSVEWRTASGTGVGTVAGCGTDESGLFWFFHPLNWEILVKSVNACGLNDRYWIYSAATTDVFYRMTVTDVSGGASKTYFNYPGAPAPAVTDSGAFATCP